In Arthrobacter sp. StoSoilB5, one genomic interval encodes:
- the glp gene encoding gephyrin-like molybdotransferase Glp, with protein MSLPRSVAAHRDAVVELLSRPAATMATEQLPLLEALGKVLAVDLLAPLSLPPFANSQMDGFAVNSTDIPDGGAKLRVAAPVPAGAAPDALKPGFAVPIMTGAMIPEGADAVVPIELAVPSTFPNPEATDVEVEVPATTPGTYVRNAGSDIKEGDLALPAGTYLGPAQLGLLAALGLTAVEVRKPWRVLLVTTGDEVLAPGQNLAPGKIYDSNGTLLEASMRQAGLNVVRSGISDDDPARLLAVLHSHVGSEDGKHGVDLIVTTGGVSKGAYEVVRQAMADQHVDFLPVAMQPGGPQGIGRFEGVPFLGFPGNPVSCLVSFEMFLRPALSVIHGVPAPRPVQRARLAEPLRSPEGKHQVRRGTLLPDGSVRMEGGAGSHLVHALARSNALVQIPSDVTELAEGSEVEVWML; from the coding sequence ATGTCCTTGCCCAGATCCGTTGCCGCCCACCGCGACGCCGTAGTGGAGCTACTGAGCCGTCCGGCCGCGACCATGGCGACTGAACAGCTGCCGCTGCTGGAAGCGTTGGGCAAGGTGCTCGCCGTCGACCTCCTCGCGCCACTTTCCCTGCCGCCGTTTGCCAACTCCCAAATGGACGGCTTTGCCGTCAACTCCACTGACATTCCCGACGGCGGTGCGAAGCTACGTGTGGCGGCACCTGTTCCGGCGGGGGCGGCTCCGGACGCGTTGAAGCCCGGCTTCGCCGTGCCCATCATGACCGGTGCCATGATTCCAGAGGGTGCCGACGCCGTTGTTCCCATTGAGCTTGCGGTTCCCAGCACGTTCCCAAATCCTGAGGCCACGGACGTTGAGGTTGAAGTCCCCGCGACTACTCCCGGCACTTACGTCCGCAACGCCGGCAGCGACATCAAGGAAGGTGACCTGGCCCTGCCCGCGGGGACATATTTGGGGCCAGCGCAGCTCGGCTTGTTGGCGGCGCTGGGGCTGACCGCCGTCGAAGTCCGCAAGCCATGGCGCGTCCTGCTGGTCACCACGGGCGATGAAGTCCTCGCACCGGGCCAGAACCTGGCACCCGGCAAGATCTATGACTCCAACGGCACGCTCCTGGAAGCATCCATGCGTCAAGCGGGCCTCAACGTAGTGAGAAGCGGAATCTCCGATGACGATCCCGCCCGTTTGCTCGCAGTACTTCACAGCCACGTGGGAAGTGAGGACGGCAAACACGGTGTGGACCTGATCGTGACCACCGGCGGCGTCAGCAAAGGTGCCTACGAGGTAGTCCGCCAAGCCATGGCGGACCAGCACGTGGATTTCCTGCCGGTGGCCATGCAGCCCGGAGGCCCTCAAGGAATAGGCCGCTTTGAAGGTGTTCCGTTCCTCGGCTTTCCCGGCAACCCTGTCAGCTGCCTCGTCTCCTTCGAAATGTTCCTGCGACCCGCGCTTTCGGTGATCCACGGCGTCCCTGCACCTCGGCCCGTACAGAGGGCGCGCTTGGCTGAACCCCTGCGCTCACCCGAAGGGAAGCATCAAGTCCGCCGTGGCACCCTGTTGCCCGACGGCTCTGTCCGGATGGAGGGTGGTGCCGGAAGCCACCTCGTGCACGCCTTGGCGCGCTCGAACGCCCTGGTGCAGATCCCCAGCGACGTCACGGAACTCGCGGAGGGAAGTGAAGTGGAAGTATGGATGCTGTGA
- a CDS encoding MogA/MoaB family molybdenum cofactor biosynthesis protein: protein MSACEPNAHGPRKAGVVIASTRAAAGIYADETGPVILDWLKEHGFDAFPTMVVPDGEPVGAALRALLTQQPAVVITSGGTGLSADDRTPEVTLPLLDREIPGIMEGIRRAGAAKTPMAMLSRGHAGAAGKTFIINLPGSPKGVMDGLAVLDPVIGHLVDQLEGSHGH from the coding sequence ATGAGTGCGTGCGAACCAAACGCCCACGGGCCGCGGAAGGCCGGCGTCGTTATCGCTTCCACCCGTGCGGCAGCGGGAATCTACGCGGACGAAACCGGCCCCGTCATCCTGGATTGGCTGAAGGAACACGGCTTTGACGCCTTCCCCACCATGGTGGTGCCCGATGGCGAGCCCGTTGGCGCTGCTTTGAGGGCGCTCCTGACGCAGCAGCCCGCCGTCGTCATCACCAGTGGCGGAACGGGCCTGAGCGCGGATGACAGGACGCCGGAAGTAACATTGCCCCTGCTGGACCGTGAGATCCCGGGCATTATGGAGGGCATTCGCCGGGCTGGCGCCGCAAAGACACCCATGGCCATGCTGAGCCGCGGCCATGCCGGAGCAGCAGGAAAGACCTTCATCATTAACTTGCCCGGTTCCCCGAAGGGCGTCATGGATGGCTTGGCTGTCCTGGATCCGGTGATCGGGCACCTCGTCGATCAATTGGAAGGAAGCCATGGGCACTGA
- the dapA gene encoding 4-hydroxy-tetrahydrodipicolinate synthase, with product MSDSRAHIPALGTLLTAMVTPFTEDGKVDYDQAAALAEKLVQDGCDGLVVTGTTGETSTLTDEENLGMFRAVKEAVGGKAAIIAGTGTNDTAHSVHLSQRAAQIGIDGLLIVTPYYNKPSQAGVRAHFETIASSTDLPVMLYDIPGRSSIAIAPETMIGLAKHPNIVAVKDAKADFAAATRVMAETDLVFYSGDDGLTLQWMALGAVGLVGVTTHVATRRFRELIDAVNANDLAKARAINFELEPVVRATMTRVQGAVAAKQILKWQGVLPNSVVRLPLVEPDEAEIQTIRGDLAEAGMDFNV from the coding sequence ATGTCTGACTCCCGCGCCCACATTCCCGCACTTGGTACCCTGCTGACCGCCATGGTCACCCCGTTCACCGAGGATGGCAAGGTCGACTACGACCAAGCTGCGGCACTGGCCGAGAAGCTTGTCCAGGACGGTTGCGACGGACTCGTGGTTACCGGTACCACTGGAGAGACCTCAACCCTTACTGACGAAGAAAACCTCGGCATGTTCCGCGCGGTCAAAGAGGCCGTGGGTGGCAAAGCCGCCATCATCGCCGGAACCGGTACCAACGACACCGCGCACTCGGTGCATCTTTCCCAGCGCGCGGCCCAGATTGGCATCGACGGCCTCCTGATTGTCACCCCTTATTACAACAAGCCCAGCCAGGCCGGCGTTCGGGCACACTTTGAGACGATCGCGTCCTCCACGGACTTGCCGGTCATGCTGTATGACATCCCGGGCCGCTCGTCCATTGCCATCGCTCCCGAGACCATGATCGGGCTTGCGAAGCACCCGAACATCGTGGCCGTCAAGGATGCCAAAGCGGACTTCGCAGCGGCCACCCGCGTCATGGCGGAGACTGATTTGGTGTTTTACTCCGGCGATGACGGCCTCACCCTGCAGTGGATGGCCCTCGGAGCCGTAGGCCTCGTAGGCGTGACCACCCACGTCGCCACCCGGCGTTTCCGTGAACTCATTGACGCCGTGAATGCCAATGACCTTGCCAAGGCGCGGGCCATCAACTTTGAACTGGAACCCGTGGTGCGTGCAACCATGACCCGGGTCCAAGGCGCGGTAGCCGCCAAGCAGATTCTCAAGTGGCAGGGAGTCCTGCCCAACTCGGTTGTCCGTTTGCCCCTCGTGGAGCCGGACGAGGCCGAGATCCAAACCATCCGCGGGGATTTGGCGGAAGCCGGAATGGACTTCAACGTCTAG
- the dapB gene encoding 4-hydroxy-tetrahydrodipicolinate reductase, with amino-acid sequence MTEQLAVAVLGAYGRMGIEAVKAVEAADDMKLVAALGRGDSLQALLDTGAKYVVDLTVPDTTETNVRFAVEHGIHAVVGTTGWDAQRLESLRALLEQNPETGVLIAPNFALGSVLASAFAAKASQYFESVEIIELHHPNKVDAPSGTAVRTAQLIAEARQEAGVPASPDATQTSLDGARGCDVEGVRVHSVRLRGLVAHQEVLFGGPGEQLTLRHDSFDRASFMPGVLLGLRKVADHPGLTVGLDGYLDLGL; translated from the coding sequence ATGACCGAACAACTTGCTGTTGCAGTGCTGGGCGCTTACGGGCGCATGGGAATTGAAGCCGTAAAGGCTGTTGAAGCAGCCGACGATATGAAGCTGGTGGCGGCTCTTGGTCGCGGCGATTCCCTGCAGGCATTGCTGGACACAGGTGCCAAGTACGTTGTGGACTTGACTGTTCCGGACACCACCGAGACCAACGTGCGCTTCGCCGTCGAGCACGGCATCCATGCTGTGGTCGGAACAACCGGGTGGGATGCGCAGCGCCTTGAATCCTTGCGCGCGCTCCTGGAACAGAATCCGGAAACCGGCGTCCTTATCGCCCCGAACTTTGCCCTCGGATCCGTGCTGGCATCCGCCTTCGCGGCCAAGGCTTCACAGTATTTCGAGTCTGTGGAGATCATCGAACTTCACCACCCGAACAAAGTGGACGCACCTTCGGGCACGGCCGTCCGCACTGCGCAGTTGATTGCGGAGGCTCGCCAGGAAGCGGGGGTGCCTGCAAGTCCTGACGCCACGCAAACGTCCTTGGACGGAGCCCGGGGCTGCGATGTTGAGGGTGTACGCGTCCACAGCGTGCGTCTCCGAGGGCTGGTTGCGCACCAGGAGGTGCTCTTTGGTGGTCCCGGAGAACAGCTGACGCTGCGCCATGACTCCTTCGACCGGGCCTCATTCATGCCTGGTGTCCTGCTCGGGCTGCGCAAAGTCGCGGACCATCCCGGCCTGACTGTGGGCCTGGACGGCTACCTGGACCTGGGGCTTTAG
- a CDS encoding molybdenum cofactor biosynthesis protein MoaE, producing the protein MGTETDFEVVSAVLSAEPISVEQAIAAVESDTAGAVVSFSGVVRNHDSGKPVDRLSYSAHPTAHRIMSDVVAELVAEHSGEAQQPVRIWAAHRIGMLEIGDPALVCAVAAAHRGQAFAVCAELVDRVKAQVPIWKEQFFSDGTVEWVGAGE; encoded by the coding sequence ATGGGCACTGAAACAGACTTCGAAGTTGTTAGCGCTGTCCTTAGCGCCGAGCCCATCTCCGTGGAGCAGGCAATTGCGGCAGTCGAGTCTGACACCGCCGGTGCGGTGGTCAGCTTCAGCGGCGTCGTACGCAACCACGATTCCGGCAAGCCCGTGGACCGCCTCAGTTACAGCGCCCACCCCACAGCGCACCGGATCATGTCGGACGTGGTTGCGGAGCTGGTGGCTGAGCACTCAGGTGAAGCGCAGCAACCAGTCAGGATCTGGGCCGCACACAGGATCGGGATGCTGGAGATCGGGGATCCCGCGCTGGTGTGTGCCGTAGCGGCCGCCCACCGGGGTCAGGCGTTTGCCGTTTGTGCCGAACTCGTGGACCGCGTCAAAGCCCAGGTGCCCATCTGGAAGGAACAGTTCTTCAGCGACGGCACAGTGGAATGGGTCGGGGCGGGGGAGTAG
- a CDS encoding TOPRIM nucleotidyl transferase/hydrolase domain-containing protein: protein MRVTTVLVEGESDRLAVETLAVRLGHDLMAERVSVAPMGGATNIVRFLDRFGPNGSDHRILGLCDAGEAHGIARALSRAGIGSGSLSENGFHVCHADLEDELIRCLGIDAVLNVIAAQGELASFRLLQRQPSLRDKPTSAQLRRFFGGRSGNKIRYASLLVDALPAGQAPPPLGRLIESLPL from the coding sequence ATGCGGGTGACGACTGTTTTGGTTGAGGGCGAAAGTGACCGGCTTGCGGTGGAAACACTGGCCGTTCGCCTTGGCCATGACCTGATGGCTGAGCGCGTCTCGGTGGCGCCGATGGGAGGGGCAACCAACATCGTCCGGTTCCTGGACCGCTTCGGCCCGAACGGCTCGGACCACCGGATACTCGGACTTTGTGATGCAGGCGAAGCACATGGCATTGCCCGCGCACTCAGCCGGGCAGGCATAGGGTCCGGTTCCTTGTCTGAGAACGGCTTCCACGTTTGCCATGCGGACCTGGAGGACGAACTCATCCGCTGCCTTGGGATCGATGCCGTGCTCAACGTGATTGCGGCCCAAGGAGAGCTTGCCTCATTCCGACTCCTCCAACGGCAGCCCTCACTACGCGATAAGCCGACATCGGCGCAACTGCGCCGGTTCTTCGGGGGACGCAGTGGTAACAAAATCCGCTACGCATCCCTGCTCGTCGACGCACTGCCGGCAGGACAGGCACCCCCGCCGCTCGGTCGCCTCATTGAATCACTTCCGCTATGA
- a CDS encoding HAMP domain-containing sensor histidine kinase, whose protein sequence is MQGTELATILAWVFLWAVIIGAITLGLLRVLRRASVLAQICLVVVATVAVLVAGMVSAFNAMFISARDLEVMWYILATASAVAVALSLVLGAGVSRNAARLVGAARRLGRGETLDHSSTDGMRAGPAMTSELAELAQELEASSRNLAESREREAAIETARRELVSWISHDLRTPLASMRAMTEALEDGMVADIPEYYRKIIGQTEQMTAMVNDLLELSKIQAGSLRLRAEPLDVYDLVSDALSDLAPLAAQRGITLTGGGDRECMAVADGPSVARALRNVLLNAIIYSKPDTDVLISVGRNNGNTVVAVQDHCGGIPAEDLPHLFETGWQKDPSRGSSAGPQGSYSGAGIGLSMVAGIVKAHGGDVTVENVDGGCRFALSLPAGSLPAVSPQEGAGSPPEGHGAHKPASAADRQGGAA, encoded by the coding sequence ATGCAGGGCACTGAGCTGGCGACCATCCTTGCCTGGGTGTTCTTGTGGGCAGTGATCATCGGTGCCATCACGCTGGGGCTGCTGCGTGTCCTTCGCCGTGCCTCGGTGCTGGCCCAGATCTGCCTGGTTGTAGTGGCTACAGTGGCAGTCCTCGTGGCAGGCATGGTCAGCGCTTTCAATGCCATGTTCATTTCTGCCAGGGACCTTGAGGTCATGTGGTACATCCTGGCGACGGCGTCGGCTGTAGCAGTGGCCCTCTCGCTCGTGCTTGGAGCCGGCGTGTCCCGGAATGCGGCGCGCCTTGTGGGAGCGGCCAGAAGGCTCGGTCGGGGCGAAACGCTGGACCATAGCAGTACCGATGGAATGCGGGCCGGGCCTGCGATGACCTCTGAACTCGCGGAGCTGGCCCAGGAACTGGAAGCCAGCAGCCGCAACCTGGCGGAATCGCGCGAACGGGAGGCAGCCATTGAAACTGCGCGGCGCGAACTCGTATCGTGGATTTCCCACGACCTCCGCACTCCGCTGGCCAGCATGCGTGCCATGACCGAAGCCCTCGAGGACGGCATGGTCGCCGATATCCCGGAGTACTACCGGAAAATCATCGGGCAGACGGAGCAAATGACTGCCATGGTCAACGATCTCCTGGAGCTGTCCAAGATCCAGGCCGGAAGCCTGCGCTTGCGCGCCGAACCACTGGATGTCTATGACCTTGTCAGTGATGCGCTGTCGGACCTGGCGCCGCTTGCAGCGCAACGCGGCATCACGCTCACCGGCGGCGGAGACCGCGAATGCATGGCAGTAGCCGACGGACCCAGCGTGGCCCGGGCTCTCCGGAACGTCCTCCTCAACGCGATCATTTACAGCAAGCCGGATACCGACGTACTTATCAGCGTTGGAAGAAACAACGGAAACACCGTGGTCGCCGTGCAAGACCATTGCGGGGGCATCCCCGCGGAGGACCTGCCCCATCTGTTCGAAACCGGGTGGCAGAAGGACCCCTCGAGAGGCAGTTCCGCGGGACCGCAGGGAAGCTACAGCGGGGCAGGAATCGGACTGAGCATGGTGGCAGGCATCGTAAAAGCGCACGGGGGAGATGTGACCGTGGAAAACGTCGACGGCGGGTGCCGCTTTGCGCTGTCGCTTCCTGCGGGCTCCCTTCCGGCAGTTTCCCCTCAGGAAGGCGCAGGTTCCCCTCCGGAAGGCCATGGAGCCCATAAGCCTGCTTCTGCCGCGGATCGCCAAGGAGGCGCAGCATGA
- a CDS encoding heparan-alpha-glucosaminide N-acetyltransferase domain-containing protein has protein sequence MTSQETAPARKVPRGGKVSTRLTGIDAARGLALLGMMATHLMPTFGPSPQWEPTWVGLVFSGRSAALFAVLAGIGLALTTGKQEPRHGMDLWAARSGVAMRALVIAVVGLALGGLDVNIAIILVHYAVLFVCILPFLGLRLKALLVWALGWILVAPLLAYLVRPWLLDANPPLQLGHNPNTEDLQTPGRLIADLFFTGYYPVFQWIAYLLIGLAIGRLALTTPKIQLLLFTGGSAVAALAKILGTLAMELWGGRAALEALPGTRGYPLESMLQVNLTGLQQVDSWWWLASAAPHAGTTLDLLHTGGVAAAVVGLFLMLGTLAERIKVNFLIFLSGPGAMTLTLYSTHAWVVSGFHNKPLPAGWTDEGMYWTQALAAVGIGVCFALFRRRGPLEWVAHQASRLGSYRPAAVG, from the coding sequence ATGACTTCGCAAGAGACGGCGCCAGCCCGGAAGGTGCCCCGGGGAGGCAAAGTCTCCACCCGCCTTACGGGCATAGATGCCGCCCGCGGCCTGGCCTTGCTGGGAATGATGGCCACCCATCTGATGCCGACGTTCGGCCCCTCCCCCCAATGGGAACCTACCTGGGTGGGACTGGTTTTCTCGGGCAGGTCCGCTGCACTGTTCGCAGTCCTGGCGGGAATTGGATTGGCACTCACCACCGGGAAACAAGAGCCGCGCCACGGCATGGACCTCTGGGCAGCGAGAAGCGGTGTTGCGATGCGTGCCTTGGTGATTGCCGTCGTCGGCCTTGCGCTTGGAGGCCTGGACGTCAACATAGCGATCATCCTGGTGCACTACGCCGTCTTGTTCGTGTGCATCCTGCCCTTCCTGGGGTTGCGGTTGAAAGCCCTCTTGGTGTGGGCGCTCGGCTGGATATTGGTGGCTCCCCTGCTGGCCTACCTCGTCCGGCCCTGGCTGCTCGACGCGAACCCGCCCTTGCAGTTGGGACACAACCCGAACACCGAGGACCTTCAAACGCCGGGACGCCTCATCGCCGACTTGTTCTTCACGGGGTACTACCCCGTGTTCCAGTGGATCGCTTACCTGCTGATCGGACTGGCGATCGGCCGTTTGGCGCTCACGACGCCGAAGATCCAGTTGCTGCTGTTCACCGGTGGATCCGCCGTGGCGGCGTTGGCAAAAATCCTGGGAACCCTGGCCATGGAGTTATGGGGCGGCCGCGCCGCACTGGAAGCACTGCCCGGAACGCGGGGATACCCACTGGAAAGCATGCTCCAGGTAAACCTCACCGGGTTGCAGCAGGTGGATTCGTGGTGGTGGCTGGCAAGCGCGGCACCACATGCCGGCACCACCCTGGACCTGCTTCATACCGGCGGCGTGGCTGCCGCCGTCGTGGGTTTGTTCCTGATGCTCGGCACCCTGGCCGAACGCATCAAAGTCAACTTCCTCATATTCCTCAGTGGTCCGGGCGCCATGACCCTCACGTTGTATTCAACCCACGCGTGGGTGGTATCCGGTTTCCACAACAAACCACTGCCGGCCGGGTGGACTGACGAAGGAATGTATTGGACGCAGGCCCTTGCTGCAGTAGGCATCGGCGTGTGCTTTGCCCTCTTCCGGCGGCGGGGTCCACTGGAGTGGGTGGCCCACCAGGCGTCGAGGCTGGGCAGCTACCGCCCGGCAGCCGTGGGCTGA
- a CDS encoding response regulator transcription factor → MTTQSASSAAEPGNRRILLVEDEQTIADVVRDYLLRAGFQVDVAGDGFTALKLAATRHPDLVILDRMLPGLDGVEVCRRLRQSMSVPVIMVTALGTEDDRILGLEMGADDYVTKPFSPRELVLRVKSVLRRSVKEFSPEPPVELAGFELDPASRTVTHLGTPLTLTVREFDLLAFLLRRPNQVFSREELIKAVWGWDFGDLSTVTVHVRRLREKIEDNPTKPELLKTVWGVGYRFDAKGDGHAGH, encoded by the coding sequence GTGACCACGCAATCGGCATCATCAGCGGCAGAGCCCGGTAATCGCCGCATTCTTCTCGTCGAAGACGAGCAGACCATCGCTGATGTTGTTCGCGACTATCTCCTGCGGGCCGGATTCCAGGTGGACGTGGCAGGCGACGGCTTCACGGCGCTTAAACTAGCCGCAACGCGCCACCCTGACCTGGTGATCCTGGACCGCATGCTGCCCGGACTGGACGGAGTGGAAGTGTGCCGGCGGCTCAGGCAAAGCATGAGCGTGCCGGTCATTATGGTCACTGCCTTGGGAACCGAAGATGACCGGATCCTGGGTTTGGAGATGGGCGCGGACGATTATGTTACCAAGCCGTTTTCGCCGCGGGAGCTTGTCCTTCGCGTCAAATCCGTGCTGCGCCGCAGCGTCAAGGAATTCTCCCCTGAACCACCGGTGGAACTGGCAGGCTTTGAACTTGATCCCGCATCCCGGACCGTCACTCATCTGGGAACCCCGCTGACGTTGACGGTGCGCGAGTTCGATCTGCTGGCCTTCTTGCTGCGCAGGCCAAACCAGGTCTTCAGCCGCGAAGAACTCATCAAGGCAGTCTGGGGCTGGGACTTTGGCGACCTTTCCACAGTGACAGTCCATGTGCGTCGCCTCCGCGAGAAGATCGAGGACAATCCCACCAAACCAGAGCTGCTCAAGACCGTTTGGGGCGTTGGCTACAGGTTCGATGCCAAAGGGGATGGCCATGCAGGGCACTGA
- the moaC gene encoding cyclic pyranopterin monophosphate synthase MoaC produces the protein MDAVNETPTNTSGSAGGLTHLRQDGTAQMVDVSEKAITTREATATATVRSTAEVLSLLGAGELPKGDALAVARVAGIMAAKKTPELIPLCHPLPISKVTVDFKLGTDSIEVLATVKTRGVTGVEMEALTAASVAALSVYDMIKAVDKHAVLTDIQVLAKSGGKSGDWKHTAWNQGSAAPEGAQA, from the coding sequence ATGGATGCTGTGAATGAAACTCCCACGAACACTTCCGGCAGCGCAGGCGGGCTGACCCATCTCCGGCAAGACGGCACTGCCCAAATGGTGGACGTCTCCGAGAAAGCAATTACCACCCGTGAGGCCACTGCCACCGCCACTGTGCGCAGCACTGCCGAAGTCCTGTCTCTCCTCGGCGCCGGCGAACTCCCCAAGGGCGACGCGCTCGCCGTGGCGCGGGTGGCTGGGATTATGGCCGCTAAGAAAACACCCGAACTGATCCCTTTGTGCCACCCGTTGCCCATTTCCAAGGTCACCGTGGATTTCAAGCTGGGAACCGACTCGATCGAAGTACTAGCTACGGTGAAGACGCGTGGTGTCACCGGCGTCGAAATGGAAGCGCTCACCGCTGCGTCCGTAGCGGCCCTGAGCGTCTACGACATGATCAAGGCCGTGGACAAGCACGCAGTACTGACAGACATCCAGGTGCTGGCCAAGAGCGGTGGTAAGAGCGGGGATTGGAAACACACTGCCTGGAACCAGGGCAGCGCGGCGCCGGAAGGAGCCCAAGCATGA
- a CDS encoding molybdopterin-dependent oxidoreductase yields MRRPGFWAAVAGLGAGAAGIAAGELSAGFLSPLVSPVTALGGAVIDSVPPGVKDLAVQLFGTADKIVLVATIVIVAGVLAALAGFLERRQTGLGLVLAGLAGAAGLTAVLTRAQTTPQAAIAPIVAAVVTMLLLRMLIRRLGTWVPPGTPPLLPETAPLARRSFLNALAVTSLAAAVGGAVTAVLTRATAVASGFRGALTLPEPATSQQAIPAGASLPLEGISPLVTPNTDFYRIDTALTVPAIDPPAWKLKVTGMVDREIELDFATLLTKPMTERHITIACVSNGVGGELIGNALWLGWPVRELLAMAGPKPGADMVLSTSNDGWTASTPLEALTDDRDALLAVGMNGEPLPLEHGFPVRMIVPGLYGFVSATKWLTELKVTRFADDTAYWTPRGWSDHGPIKTQSRIDVPRSGRTVKAGKVQFGGVAWAQHRGVDHVELRVNRGPWKQAMLAPGISTDTWYQWQLGLDLTPGDYEVQVRATDSSGKPQTEDRAPVAPDGATGYHTINVKVT; encoded by the coding sequence ATGAGAAGGCCTGGATTCTGGGCAGCGGTTGCCGGATTGGGCGCCGGAGCAGCGGGCATTGCCGCAGGCGAGCTGAGCGCGGGCTTCCTCAGTCCCCTCGTCTCTCCAGTGACCGCACTGGGCGGTGCAGTTATCGATTCCGTGCCTCCCGGAGTGAAGGATCTCGCCGTGCAGCTCTTCGGAACTGCGGACAAGATCGTACTGGTCGCTACCATCGTGATTGTGGCCGGGGTCCTGGCCGCCCTGGCAGGGTTCCTGGAGCGCCGGCAAACAGGACTCGGACTTGTCCTCGCGGGCCTGGCCGGTGCTGCCGGCCTGACCGCCGTCCTGACCCGGGCCCAAACAACACCGCAGGCCGCCATCGCCCCCATCGTGGCCGCCGTCGTCACCATGCTGCTGCTCCGCATGCTGATTCGCCGGCTGGGCACCTGGGTACCGCCCGGAACACCGCCACTACTGCCCGAAACTGCCCCTCTCGCAAGGCGGAGCTTCCTGAACGCGCTCGCGGTCACCTCGCTCGCGGCGGCAGTCGGTGGAGCGGTCACCGCTGTCCTGACGCGGGCGACAGCCGTGGCATCAGGTTTTCGAGGCGCGTTGACGCTTCCGGAGCCAGCAACCTCGCAGCAGGCCATTCCGGCCGGCGCATCGCTGCCACTGGAAGGCATCAGCCCTTTGGTCACCCCCAACACCGACTTCTACCGGATCGACACTGCTTTGACGGTGCCGGCCATCGACCCTCCGGCATGGAAATTGAAAGTGACCGGAATGGTGGACCGCGAGATCGAACTCGACTTCGCGACGCTCCTCACCAAGCCCATGACGGAACGGCACATCACTATCGCGTGCGTGTCCAATGGAGTCGGCGGCGAACTCATCGGAAATGCACTCTGGCTCGGCTGGCCTGTGCGCGAGCTCCTGGCCATGGCGGGCCCCAAGCCCGGGGCGGACATGGTGCTGTCCACCAGCAATGACGGATGGACAGCAAGTACGCCCCTGGAAGCGCTCACAGATGACCGCGATGCCCTCCTGGCTGTCGGGATGAATGGCGAGCCATTGCCCTTGGAACATGGATTCCCAGTGCGGATGATCGTGCCGGGCCTTTACGGCTTCGTCTCAGCAACAAAATGGCTCACCGAACTCAAGGTCACCCGTTTTGCCGACGACACCGCGTACTGGACTCCCCGCGGCTGGAGTGACCATGGCCCCATCAAGACGCAATCCCGTATCGATGTTCCGCGCAGTGGCCGGACGGTGAAAGCGGGGAAAGTTCAGTTCGGAGGTGTGGCCTGGGCCCAGCATCGTGGCGTGGACCACGTGGAACTCCGCGTCAACCGTGGTCCTTGGAAGCAGGCGATGCTCGCACCAGGAATATCCACGGACACTTGGTACCAGTGGCAGCTCGGCCTTGATCTCACACCCGGCGACTATGAAGTCCAAGTGCGTGCAACTGACTCTTCGGGCAAACCACAGACCGAAGACCGGGCCCCGGTGGCTCCCGACGGCGCCACCGGCTACCACACCATCAATGTGAAGGTCACTTAA